Genomic DNA from Thermoanaerobaculum aquaticum:
CCCCGCCGCCGGCTCACCCCCGCCGTGGCCGCAGGCAGCAATCGCCATGGCGTGAGCCAGGGTGCTCATCGCGACTCTGTTCTCATGCCCCACTCGTTTGAGCTGGCTGCTCAGGCCGGTATCGGATGGGTGCGCTTCGGCATCTGGTACGCCATCGTGAGTCCCAGTGCCGGCGTGTTCCGCTACGAAGAAGCGGGTTTTGATGCTCAGGTGAGCAAGGCTCGCCAGGTAGGGTTGCAGATCTTAGGCACACTTGCGTTCGCCACGCAGTGGAACACATCAGCTCCACCTGACCTTCCACCGGAGGCTGACCCGACCCACTTCCCGCCGCGTGATTACCAAGCATGGGCTGACTACGTGTTTCAAACAGTCTCGCGCTACAAGGATCAAATTCAGTACTGGGAAGTCTGGAACGAGCCCGACCTCCAGAGTTTTTGGGCCGGGACGCCGGCGCAGTATGCGGAACTCCTGGCCGTCACCTACGACGCCGTCAGGCGGGCGAATCCCCAGGCCAAGGTCGTGCTGGGCGGTTTGGCTTTGGATGGAACCTACCGCGATGCGAACTTCCTAACCGAAATTCTCTTTGATACCTTTTATCCGGCAGCCCGCTATTTTGACGTCATGAACTTTCACCACTACGGCTCACGCGAGGAAGCACAGCAAAAGATGGAGTATGTGCGCCATGCTCTGG
This window encodes:
- a CDS encoding glycosyl hydrolase, giving the protein PRRRLTPAVAAGSNRHGVSQGAHRDSVLMPHSFELAAQAGIGWVRFGIWYAIVSPSAGVFRYEEAGFDAQVSKARQVGLQILGTLAFATQWNTSAPPDLPPEADPTHFPPRDYQAWADYVFQTVSRYKDQIQYWEVWNEPDLQSFWAGTPAQYAELLAVTYDAVRRANPQAKVVLGGLALDGTYRDANFLTEILFDTFYPAARYFDVMNFHHYGSREEAQQKMEYVRHALAQVGAGNKPIWITETGYSSDPSLQNNPDYQGLEGQAQWLRDMIPYLLDNLRADKVFWYRLYDYPAGFRPDDRSRFHGLIDNQGNPKPSYFAYAATIAGAPSASWRPPAS